gcatggtgcagtattaccccatcaatgtcatacgccacaatgaacattaccttcacagcacttccaacaaggccttcccgaaacgctttaacccatcgtgccactgtgcaatatggcaacgctgcattgcCACATGCTTCACACAGTCCCTggaaacattcttgtgcactatgacctcgtgccacttcaattttgatccaggaacgttgctctagttttgtaaagatgatcttagggcgctcgcactatccctatgaaagtcaacgttctacacactgcagtagattgacagagtactgtcaccgctggctacactaactcatctaacaatccttgttcatgtccatacagctggcaactctcaaatgcaccatcgtcacgtgacagcagtgttgccattactttttatccaacctatatattaagatatgtaatgtgttgcgtaagctgaAAACATTCGAGTTATTGACTGCACgaaaaaatttattataaatcatGTATGTttatgttgtaagggagggggTATGCTTTTTTAAATGGAGGTATGGCAGGGGAAAATCTTGgagtagcataccgcctctggttttttcccacttccctcactggttaTATGACATTCTTTCAGTTGTAGCAGCATCTACCATAAGGgttctgtactttttttttcaattcacgtAAGAATATGGAACTCCATTTCAGATTGCCAGGATTTGAATTGGTGTGTTCAATGTAGGAATTCAGTGCCTTGGTTGTTCAGGTAATGATATATATGTTTGCTCGTGTCGCAAAGAGTGGCTGTATAGAATATTCACAACACTAGCTTTGAATATCTGACCAATCTGACAACATCGACAAATTGTTTGAAACATCTGTAGATGAATCTGGACATGTACTTAAACCATCTACTGTTACAGCAAGTTAATTTAACATTAAATATTTGACACTTCGTAGCAACACCATATTATAGTTTTGGTCCaaggaaaatactcgtcttttacaAAAATTCTCGTAAATAATACGGGTTATTTCGTAAAACAGGAGTAGTATTTTCCTTGAACCAAAAATACGATATGGTGTTGCTAAGAAGTGGCGGTAGTATACTGAACATTTACCAATTTAACTTCCCACTTCCTGAATCATCAACTACAGTACATATCTTctatttcacttttcttttctttcactggcttcatttatacaccgatggatccttgatctccagagaaaaaggtgccggtgcaggtgttacatgctgtctcttctcactttatagatctcttggatatggaacaactaGTTTTgttggtgaaatcattgcaataagtgaaagtctcaggaatcttctatgccacatcaataaatttaagaatgcagttacattgtcagactccaaagcagctattctatcaatagtctctaaacacacaccttcatctcaaacagcagaaataactaaaatgctctctcaattaatatcactcgataatagaattgtattccaatggataccatcccattgtggaatcctgggaaacgagaatgcggatgctttagcaaagaagggcagcactgctatttacagacctgttactaaatctatgtattactctgtgaagagatttattaaatctacatacttagacttcaacaaacaaaatttgataactcaatcccaagggaaaaaaatggaactctctgcatcataatccacagttaattcccgatttatcacgaaaatcgtctgtagctgcatttagattggcaacaggcatagcatgattgtttggccaaacacctgcatagaattggaatatatcagtcccctaactgcccattgtgcaactcaaaccaagaaatggattcggaacacctcaaaatctgtgcgataatgtctttgaaaaatattggagtgcaagaggtcaaatgactttattgtgaaacgcctggcattagaaaacaacaacaacacttcatTGCACTAGCTACTGTACACTCATTGCTCAATGCGAAATAGGTTCAAACATAAATGCAGCTTAAATGATACCAGGTCATTGATCAGTAATGCAATCATTATTGTCAAAACTCTTAATGAAAAGATAATTTATTCCATTCAAATAAACTGTAGGAGaagtaataaaaaatgaaaacgaAGTACCTTATTAATGTGCATAATAGTGTTATCTTGTAGTTGATAGGCTAgtccatttattttttaaaatcatgtttttttattattatgtttcatttTTGTATATGCGGTAGCCTATTAGCATTGTAAGGGAAGTGGTAGTCGACTGCTGCAGTGATTTAAGATGGTTTCAAGTTTGTAGGCATATCATATTCCTGTCCTGAGTGCCTGAGCACTTGGATAGTAAAGAATAATGTAATGATAAATATGATTCCTTTGAactgtattattgtttatttttacattatctttataatgaacaccgatcaaaatacccctcatttctcgtgaaaaacaacaactgaatagactacagtggactatagtggactttatgttatcagcaagcagctggatacattaagaagactgattgattgatttactgCAATATTGAAAAGCTCGAGAATTTCATGTTAAATTACTGATATTAATGTTCTTTTCTGTAAAAAGCTATTTTTTTAACTCAAGGAAATACTAAGGTCAAATTGATCAGTTTTGTTGATTAAATTCAATGTTAtgtttttaactttaaaaatttcCCTTTCCACAAATTTTCATGCAGATAAGCCCCTTCAATCATCTATTTCGGCTGAAATTTATAAAAGGTTGCGTATGTTCTTGGTGTCCTTTAAACTAGTTCAATTTTCTCCATTTGCATATTTCTTACATATTggtacatattgatttactaaaaATGCTACTCCATTAAATTTTGTACTAAGTCCATGATTTTTAGTAGTTTTTCTTAAAGGTGTGCTTAACAAAACTTGCTCTCAGAATTTTCCTTAAATGTCAAGATTTTGGTGGAGTAATACCAACcctgggccataagcttgaaactgtggaaccaaaaaggtgtactagcaTGGctgtcaaattacccatagttcattcctttttccggtgtgtttatcagctgttttgttcatattattacgattacaaattgtttcacgTTGTTGtggatatttcaaaagtgtagtcaagtttagcaggagtttttttataaataagctaatattctgttcggctcaactgtagaatatctccgttgatatgtccccctatgctttaacatatgaaggagtgccaacatccttcttgataaaagaaagactgtggaaatgaagtgttcactccatgtcacaaccgtaacacttttaataaatatacagtgaaatttaCGTTGATACaataatctgctaatactccTGTTATCTCTACATCCATTCCAAACCATTTACATATGACCGAAATCAAtagtagcaattgaatatttggcgattggcggtatttcgcagAGGATTATGGGGCATAGAAGGTGTAATTTGACGTCATCCATCGCAccgatatatttgcatatttgcttggagtgctccctcctttctttttatcctctcagagtaatacttttttttttcctgctagAATCACAATTTttactcatttttatatttgactgTATGAAATAGTTTTTTCTTAGTTCTTGAAGAATCatctcaaaaaaataaatagcaaGTTATGTTTCAGGGAGTTTGAAATGTATGTGGCGCAAATTTCAGGCATAAATGTTGAAATTTGTAGAAGTAGTAGTGATTTTtcataatgtaatttaaatttacaaaaattgtaatctttcaTATAATTCTGGACCAAATTAGATGAAAATTTACAGAGAAGCTATTGAAATGCAgcattatatgtgtacaaaatttcaaagATCTAGCTGAAATGGTTAAGAAAATTCAGGAAGTACAATTTTGAATTTAGCTTGAAAAAAGATTGACAATATTTTTGCTGGAATAACATCACTTTTTTGTTTACAATAATCACCATCACTGTGGCTGAGTGGTTAGCCTCTTTGCCTTTCACTGTGGCGACCCAGGTTTGATCCCTGTCCAGGTACAAAGGAATAAATGTGGTGAATAAAATGGATGccagcagttttttttttggaGTTCTCCTGTTTCCCCTCACCATTACCATAATCATTCCACTAATAATCACTCACTGCGAGGTCCAGAGCCAGGTCTTGAGAACAATGACAGAAAGTTATACCAAGTTCATCTTAATACTAATAGTAACGTGGATTTGGTTGTACAcctttgtgtttaataaagaatattaataatcgccatggaggaagaagaatgaagtgtgtaAGAGTTGCTAATGATtgggcattgttagcagaaggggGACAATgttaaggatatgctactggagctaaatgacagctgtgagcagtatggaatgaagataaatgcaaacaagatgatgACCATGCTTattggaagaagaataaagaaggcaaacatgcgaattccaaatgaggcagtagacagcttcaagtacttggaatgtactataagcggtaacatgagctgctgccatgaagtcaaaaggaggatagcaatggctaaggaagcttttaatagaaaaaggagcagcatctggaaaaagaaatatggacattatgacgagatgaagagaagcgaatagaagcatttttaaatgtgaatatgaaggacaatgagcatgtgaaatggacagaacaagaaattaaactgtgttggaaagagtgggctaATAAAAAATGACTCTaaaactgatcatgaagagacaaaggaattgactgggtcactggctgagaagaaactgtctactgaaggatgcactggaaggaatggtaaacggatgAAAAATTAGggacagaagaaatcagatgatagacaacattaagatatatggatcatatgcagaggccatgaggaaggcagaaaatttgaaagattggagaatgctgggtttgcagtgaaaggcctgtttttctttcttttttttcccccagaaatgtaaatttatttaagtaccaggtcgTAAACTGGGCTCCTGCCTAGAAAGACTTCCCACTGGACAGAAACTATGAATAAATAATCTCCACTAGAGAGCAGTAGTAACACTTTTCTTCGAACCGTAATTGGAAGGCCAGTAGATGGCACTAGTATGTTTATTACGAGGAGCTCTGACAGTTATACGTGCTGTCAACATTACAAttcgttacttttttttttttttaagcgatTCTGAAAGATGAGTAGAGTGAAAATAGAtgagtatttttaaatttgcagatatacataattattttacataaaaatatgaatCATTAGTATATTAGAATTAATTGGATATCTATCATCGTTTAGGTTAGACATTCAGTTGGCACAAACGCTCTTTCCGAGTTTGGCAACACTGCGTTGAAACGTGATTGGAACcacatgcagtcacgaagcttgaggtgatgagagtgctaggaacaataggctgtgttgatactatttttattgtttgtgATGAAGCGAAAGTAGCGAAACTTGTGGTTAGCAACtgtgtatggatgcatattccctacgtattgagcttcgtgactatatattagaTTGTTATTGGAACCTATTTGAACAACAACAAAGTTTACTAAAATGGCGTCAGCACCGATAGAATCGATGATAGTGGAAGATAAATCAGAACCAGAAAAACCCGTTGATCGTGAGAAGGTGAATATTAATTAACTTTATCCTTATATAAATATAAGATAAGACGATAAGAGGTAATGAAAAATTTGCTAAAGCATGtagattacaataaaaataagcgcGCATTTCTATGTTTGTTTAATGGGTTTTTATAACAATCCCTGAAAACAAAAAGAGTATGATTAAATCTATTTCAGCGATATAGGCATTAGTGTGTTCATACGAAATCTAGCACATTCTGAAAGTACATTCCTTACATCATTTTGAGGTTAGGAGATTACAATAGGGGTTAACCTAGAATGTTTGAAATGGCTAGTTCATGTTTATTATGTCCACAAAGTGAGTGGGTATGCTAACCCTCTTTAACGCCTTAGACTTTTTCCGTGGAATAGCCTATTACCGTTATTTATTGTGCCTTCTACAGCTTAGGGCAGGAAAACTCCGATCGAAGAAATTCTATTTTCTAATCTGAATACTTCAGACAAGGGTACATACGCAATAGCTGTTGCTAGTGCCACTACTGCTACCGGTTCCCCTCTCACGCCCAGGACCGGCCACCCTCTCGagaacattattaaataaataaaataaagactaGTAATGTGCATTCTACACATCCATGCTTCGTAATATAAAGACACATGTAAAATTAAGGCACAACCAAAAATGTGCCTCTGCAATAAAATAACGACACAGCTAGGGATCTTATTGGACACCTACAAAAATAATacttcgtaaaataaaataaatacgcaACTAAATTGGCATGCTCTTAGAATGGTACCTTATATCAACAAATGCACGTGGTCGTTTCTGATATATTATTGGTCGTTCATTCCCGCGTAACATTTCTGGGCGTGGTAACACAGCACAGTACAAGCAAGTTAGTGTTGAAAATGGACGTGCACTTAAAAATAGTACCGATTATGGTagaagtaaaaaaattgtaaattataaatacaaatatgaagttataaattattcattaatcattattatgATTGAGCTCTCCTATGGCATACTCTTGGCAAAGACTCTTGGTAAATTGTATCTACACGACAGGCTTGATGTGGTGAATGACGAAGTTTAGTAAAATAAATGTACCACTATTAAATTATTGGAtgatttcctagtacccggtattcattacataggtcgtttttgtgtttacacagtggttcctttctgaaaagaaaaacgataaaaatattttctcttgttggaaatgaactacaacctaacctaaactaacctaacctaacctaagaacacattattatagatgacgataaaaatattttcttttgtcggaaatgaactacaacctaaactaacctaacctaacctaagaacaTATTATTGTagataacgataaaaatattttcttttgtcggaaatgaactacaacctgacctaacctaacctaacctaagaacatattcaaaaatatattacaaactgactacaatcacatctagtaacaaactattaaaattcttttcagaaaggagccactgtgtaaacataaaaacgacctatgtaacgagtactGGGTAGGCTACTAGGAAACTACCAATTATTGTCAGCATATTAGTCTACtttattaatagcaataatgtatattatattttggatATGATGATGGCAAATTAAGGTAGTTAGACAAAATCATAATCATAGAACTTACGTGAATAACTTTGTTGCTATCAGACAACACTCCAGGTCCTTCCAAATCAGATACTAACATACAGCACAATTCGTATTGtagattgtttatttatttattttattgctagtaagtttgaaatgaatacaagttaataaatacaatgatagataaactagcccactcctgaatgagtattgtattgtattgataaCCTAATTATTAACTCTCACATAATTCACAACACCGAACACAATTCACTcctttccaataataataataatatcacagttCACAAATTCATAACACAACAGTTCAATTTACTATTCGTAGCACTTAATAAAAGTGACCGATCAATTGAAACTAAATTGCCAATCTGATACGCCaaacttcaaattttattaaGGCTTGATCTGTAACTGTAAGATTACGAAATGCTGAGGTCAGGCAGGTCTCACACATCCTGTATGCTATATGGCAATTAGTCACGATGATATTGAAATTGCAATCATTCTCTATCAGCAAGGTGTTTTAGTACATATAAAACATTATGTTAGGCCTACTGCATAGTGTCAATAGTGTATACTATAATCTGACCGTAATATACAACTTTTCCGTGTCTTGTATTAATGCGCTCTGCTTTTTTTTGCagtgaaaattattattgtatagtCTATATTGTTGCAGTAATATGAATTTGTAACTAAGTTTTCGTTTAATACTTGTAAACAGCAATATtgcaaattttttaaaacaagaaaCCATCTATAAAGAGGGACTATAATTGCGCACTGGTGTACTTTTGTGTACAACCAATTGAGAGATCCTTGCCCACGTGCATTTGTTGATACGAAATACCATTCCATAGCGTGTCAAGTATAGTATTTTAGACCTCCACACCCTACACCCGCTATTCCATACATTTCCCGTAGAGTGTCTAATGGAGGGGATATTAGGCAGGACTTACCCAGCAATAGTCAttgccatgggtgggcaactcgtgctctcaaactgtgaacaaactcagtcaggtagaacgaactctgtgTTAGCTGCAGTGTACGAGGGCCTTGCAACACGAGTGGTTGTTGGTTCGCTTGCATCTACAGTGATTGGCGGCTTGTAACTGCAGCGGCTGCCTCGATGTGTGCTTTTTTTGTGCCAAGGTTTTTAGCGCCTTgggagtacgagttgcccacccatggtcatTGCGGTCTTCCATCAAAAGACCGAAGTATTAAACTGCTTTATGGGACAAAATACGACTAAATTAGGATAAAATGTCGTGTTTTTGCAAGTTACAGTACGTTAAtggtataatgttattaattattattgtatgctatttcaGAAATGAGTATAAAAGAAGAAGTAAACcataaaatatggaataaataaatggattattcatagacatttcgctagcccgcactacggtcgtgctaaactagccccggctatcgactggttacttgtatggGATTCaaatcatattgctaacactggtttatgaatacgaaaaacgttagttcgttgatcatccactggaagcccgcgcagagaatgtctatgaatacggacgAACCATTACTAGTACTATCTCAAAAGCTTTTAATTTCCAAGTCTAGCATCTTCGTTATAAGTCTGTGGCAGCTGTTTTATTGAGTGATACAATACCTTAAAAAAGATACGAGGAACACATTATTCTGAGagattaaatccattttcccacAGAAACACTCATATCTAAATGCTGATGGAAATGAAGTGCACTGAAGTTGAAGATGGATAACTTTCTCAAATATAGAAGACAGCGACATGTTTTTGTGTCTTAAATTGTACATTACATAGAAgacaattctttttttaaattttcaaacatttattatagAAGGGCCAGTTCAGTatattgtataaaaatgttaataggtAGGGCTACTTAATTTAGTTAATGTTTTTCTTACAGCACTGAATAGAAGATctatttatcattaatttttccaGCTTTGTAATAGGTATAGTGAGAATAATTGTAACAACTTAATGTAGCTAATAACAGTTTTTTTCTTTTGCAGACCTGCCCACTGTTACTACGCGTGTTTTGTAATACAGGGCGACATCATAATATAATGGATTACAGTAGAGGCAATGTTCCAGCCAATGAATTACAGATATATACTTGGTAAGatcatgataatttttaaataatagctctgtaaatcacaattttattaattcttgctCAACCATTAAAGATTTTGTCAATCTTCGCCAAATCAGTAATTAATTATGACTGCTTTGGCTtcgtatttttggtccagggaaaataactTCTTTTACGAAAATACTCGTAGTAGTCATAACTATCCAAATCCAAATGAATTTATATTCTCTCTTgttagactacagtggactatagtggactttatgttgtcagcaaacaactGGATATAGTCCgcatcaccgtttttggcgtgtgaagtaagtaatgggaacgttaagtacaattgttttacctttgccgcagtcagtctgacaactgtgtttggcaaatggctgaacTGACGTGCATAGAAAGTGGTACCATTCTGAGCTGTACTAGCAACATGCTTACAGACTGGGCATTATACTCTAGgatacacgccaaaaacgctggcaccagctgtacattaagaagattgatcgtTTTGATATTCTCTCTTGATAAAATAGCACAGACCATGACCTCTAGCATTAGGGTTGTTGTGACTTAAAAATATCTGGGCATAATTTTGCTGAACCATATGCAGTGCATTCCTggcctcatctcgttatcaccaatttcattgatgCTAAGTAACCtaaaagtgtcgttaaataaccaacaaaaaagtaggcctagtaGCTTTTGACATGTTATCTGTCTCTTTATCTTTCTGTGATAGAGTGATGATTTACTGAATACCAATTTTTCTGTATTCAGATTTACCACAAAATATAACTACTTGAAGTGGTGTTTTGTATTGTGTAGGTTTACTaacaaattttctttctttccataatTCCATTATCTGAAACTGTATTCACGcgaaattttcattttcctcctCTTGATTCTATTCCTCCTTGTCTTTtgtgttctttttcttcttgaaGCCAGCTAATAGCTGATTTCAAAATATCTTTTCTTTGTGCTTCTTTATTCAGAGAGAAGGATCTGATCCTACCTAGCTCATTTGAGTTGATAGAAAACATAAAACAACATTGCCCACCAATATCCGCTCTCTGTCAGTACAGGTGCGTGGGTAAGATTTTTAGATACAGTTTAGTTAGTAGAAGTTAGCCGAGACCATTCTACAGCAAATGGTTTACTAGAACAGGTATCATTTAGGAAAAATGACTTAATAGGGGaattaaacaagacaaagaaaaaaaCGGGAAAGATAGATGATCTTTTTATGAAgattaaaaagtaatttcattgtatGTGTTAATTGTGATTAAGGGTATAACAATATTGGTGAAAGTGTGACAAATTGTAATTggctaaaaagtggacttaaataattatattgctaGGGGATGGGGACAAATGAAATAATCGAAAGAGTGGTAGAATGGTGCGAACACTAGAGAAGGACGTGATCTGGTCGAGAGAATCCAAAGTGTGGAAATGTGCGCGAAATTCTTattataaatatgtgaatgaactgTAATAAAGATTAGGGTGGTAGTATTATACAATCGACCTGCAAAACGAATAGCAGTTAAGACTAATATGTGTCAATAGGATGTCCCAGATCTGATTGAAAAAGTGAGAAAATTCGTCCATTATTACACGGTTACAAATGAAGGGACAAAGCTGTAATTGTAATACCAATAGTAACGAAGTTCTAGTTCTAATAGTTAAGCTATAGTTAGAGTGCCTAAAGGATTAATACGTAGGACGTCACTGTCAGTATATGCTTTGACAACGATATGTAAATGTAAGTATAGTTATGGTGAGTACCTGTATACAGCGATGTGAAAGTGCAGCATTACTTGTATGATTTTTTTGatgacattaaatatatatcatatatagtaGAAGTTAGATTGTCATGAAGAAGTGTCTGCAATACATGCATGTCTATTGCACTGTTACTTGCCTTCTTTGTTGCAGGATGGATGCCACACTTCGTGAAATTACAAGCCTAGTTAAGGAAGTGAACCCAGAAGCCAGGAGGAAGGGGACATACTTCGATTTCTCCTTAGTTTTCCCTGATATGAGAACTCCAGGCTACAGAATGAGAGAAATTGGGACAACATGCTCTGGGCAGAGAGGTTCTGATGATAGTAAAACTCTGGCACAGGCTCGGTGAGTGATACATATTGTGTCAGTGttatgtaaaggctggttcacaataaaccggaaacgagaatcggaacggaaacgaaaacggtaaaattgttaatatgtgtacatttaaatgtgagcattcacaattaacgaaaagcttgccggagcccgggatcgggaacggagagttggccaagtttcaactttggcgttcacgcttccgatcacagcccactagattcattctattgccatctaaaagctattttgtcgtcctgtatattttgtagcaagaagaccgtgacataacctatgcattattttgttctgtgctgtgcatcatggagcaagttttatttgatgagattctaatattgagtgttgaggaaaatcctcacgtttacgataagcggcgcacctcgtataaagatgagaaaatgaaggagaatatgtggctctcaatagctgcatctttgaacaccgatcgtaagtgaatcatattttattactgtattggttgtattacacactacatattcatgcttcaattcaataactactgttgtgttcatttttgttctattacaaatgtttcttctctaattattttacgttatggtagacttaaaataggttgtaataataaagatgcatgggcatatttatagtaccgtacctaatgaaatgtttcagttgaaatttcgaagttggttaacctgtgtttatgttggctgccttgtactcatgagagaacgccattggtcaattatacacaaataacatcagaatgcgtaatatcgactttacatatcgttattgacatgcatatcgatatgcatagtcacctatgttcttggtttattgtgaatcaaaaattttcatattcacgtcctctgcttcttgttttcattctggttctcgttcccggtttattgtgaaccagccttatcaTTTCACACACAGGACATTTATGATTTTAAATACTGGTCAATTCAAATTTGTTGTGTTAGGTAAGAAATTTTAAAGATCAATGCATTTTAGATTAAGTGCATACTTTACTTTATTTTCAGGTTCTGTATAGGTGACTATATGGATATTTCTATCACTCCTCCAAATCGCATGGTGCCTATGATGAGAAGAGGTGGAAGACCATATTGAATCTGTGGTAATAATTCATTTGACATTCTAATCAGTAGTGGAGTGGTTGGTAGCACTAGACACTTAAGCTTGAACTGATATTTATTGTATGAAAATCATCTTAAATTTACATTAAAGTATACAAAACAAATCTTAGGAACCGTTACCTTAATTTACATTGtttgaaattcaaatacaaaactGGAAATTGACGAAAATAGAAAACcttgtaacttgaatatttttaaaaagttttcaAAAGTGGTGGGTAGCACCGGACATGTGATTAACTTTTTACTTTATCTAGTAAACACTGAAATTCAGTCACATTTGGCTTTGCAGTGATCGTGGTAGTAGAAAGTTTGACTGACCTTCATCAAAATTAGCACACACTTCATGTGCCCAACTACTACAGTCTTGGCATTGAATCAAGTCTTCATTAACCCAATCGCATCATTTGACGATCTGTGGTTGTGTGACTGCCCAGCTCATTCACATCTGATGGTGAGCTGTGGTTGTCACATACAAGGTTCTTTATAATtgcttatacagtgaaacctctccttacgaacacccccaagatacggacactcctcatatacggacagatttttaagttccaactgaaataatatagaaataatgataaatttaactctcgtttacggacactctcagacacggacacggacagctgtttcacagtcctaaagcttgctttacctcctgactgtggacagaacttggattccAAGACCTAAtggttacaaaaatgaaaaatgtagttttgagaactgtacagaaattctttaacttgaaagaagacaataagggtctcgtaggctaccactagcccaaccggctaccccttgttagctggaagcggtggataaacaaagtcataaaatttaacctgtctgatgggtccaaggtttctgcgtttgtgaaatt
The window above is part of the Periplaneta americana isolate PAMFEO1 chromosome 11, P.americana_PAMFEO1_priV1, whole genome shotgun sequence genome. Proteins encoded here:
- the Bin1 gene encoding histone deacetylase complex subunit SAP18 encodes the protein MASAPIESMIVEDKSEPEKPVDREKTCPLLLRVFCNTGRHHNIMDYSRGNVPANELQIYTWMDATLREITSLVKEVNPEARRKGTYFDFSLVFPDMRTPGYRMREIGTTCSGQRGSDDSKTLAQARFCIGDYMDISITPPNRMVPMMRRGGRPY